The Oreochromis niloticus isolate F11D_XX linkage group LG15, O_niloticus_UMD_NMBU, whole genome shotgun sequence genome includes a region encoding these proteins:
- the LOC109194829 gene encoding uncharacterized protein LOC109194829: MSGRGDGSHNNRNGQQVNPENLPSGDQEPAYEPHGGRLGLLNSLFLALYNTFWRMNEILGVLYASDDDLGIDFDNVNNVNIPNINVRDNNANELHDDQNAVIVGIENEDSDEAFEDCEDVHQYIPEEDPQPGVSRRRSREMDEEDVEPSKRIRWSEEFSDDDSDFISACDTDSEGCPHVGNIADEDIKEPLPGGSTKRSREEDVDEEEHNGKKSRLSNSSDELFEDALEELDNHEAGGSRKRSRDDFEEEEEYVRVCKFRRSSNESTSTSDDN; encoded by the exons ATGAGTGGAAGAGGAGATGGATCACACAATAACCGTAATG GCCAACAGGTTAACCCAGAAAATCTTCCAAGTGGAGATCAGGAACCAGCTTATGAACCTCATGGTGGACGCCTTGGCTTACTGAACAGTCTTTTTCTTGCTCTCTATAATACTTTTTGGAGGATGAATGAAATATTAGGTGTATTATATGCATCAGATGATGACCTTGGCATTGACTTTGACAATGTCAACAATGTAAACATTCCCAATATTAATGTAAGGGACAATAATGCCAATGAACTGCATGATGATCAAAATGCTGTTATTGTTGGCATTGAAAATGAGGATTCTGATGAGGCATTTGAAGACTGTGAGGATGTTCACCAGTACATCCCAGAAGAGGACCCTCAGCCAGGTGTGTCCAGGAGGAGGTCTAGAGAGATGGATGAAGAAGATGTGGAACCAAGCAAAAGAATCAGATGGAGCGAGGAGTTTTCTGATGACGACTCTGACTTCATCTCTGCTTGTGACACTGATAGCGAGGGCTGTCCTCATGTTGGTAATATTGCTGATGAGGACATCAAAGAACCGCTGCCTGGTGGATCCACAAAAAGATCCAGAGAGGAAGATGTAGATGAAGAAGAGCATAATGGCAAAAAATCCAGGCTTTCAAACAGTAGTGATGAACTTTTTGAAGATGCACTTGAAGAGCTTGACAACCATGAAGCTGGAGGCTCGAGGAAGCGGTCCAGAGACGATtttgaggaagaagaggaataCGTGCGTGTTTGCAAATTTCGGAGGAGTTCAAATGAGTCCACCAGCACCAGTGATGACAACTAA
- the LOC100690255 gene encoding cytochrome P450 2K1 isoform X4, translating to MELSRKYGSVFTVYLGPKKVVILAGYKTVKEALVDYDEVFGDRISLKVLDDYSQGHGLLWSNGETWKEMRRFALTNLRDFGMGKRACEDKIIEECQHLIDIFENFKGEAFDTTHPIIYAVSNITCSIVYGSRFEYNDPEFTSMIDRVNRNAKILGSPSIQVCRGFVDAFLVRKQNLEESGITNSHFHDDNLLITVMNLFAAGTETTSTTLRWGLLLMAKYPKMQDEVQEELRRVIGDRQVQVADRKNLPFTDAVIHEIQRLSSIVPTALPHKTTRDVTFQGHFIEKGTTVFPLLTSVLHDPNEWERPHSFYPAHFLDKEKKFVKRDAFIPFSAGRRICLGESLARMELFLFFTTLLQHFRFTPAPGVSEEELDLTPVVSITLSPSIHKLCAVSQM from the exons ATGGAG TTATCCAGGAAATATGGATCAGTCTTCACTGTCTATCTGGGACCAAAAAAAGTGGTGATTCTGGCAGGATACAAGACGGTGAAGGAGGCACTTGTTGACTATGATGAAGTGTTTGGAGACAGAATTTCATTGAAGGTTTTGGATGATTATAGCCAAGGACATG GGCTCTTGTGGTCCAACGGTGAAACCTGGAAGGAAATGAGGCGCTTTGCACTGACTAATCTGAGAGACTTTGGGATGGGCAAGAGAGCATGTGAGGACAAAATAATTGAGGAATGTCAACACCTGATTGACATTTTTGAGAATTTTAAAG GAGAAGCTTTTGATACAACCCATCCAATTATCTATGCAGTCTCTAACATTACCTGCTCCATTGTCTATGGCAGCAGATTTGAATATAATGATCCTGAATTTACATCGATGATAGACCGAGTGAATAGAAATGCTAAAATTCTGGGCTCTCCTTCAATACAG GTCTGCAGAGGCTTTGTGGACGCCTTTCTGGTCCGCAAGCAGAATCTCGAG GAATCTGGGATTACCAACAGTCACTTCCATGATGATAACCTTTTGATAACAGTCATGAATCTGTTTGCTGCCGGCACTGAGACAACATCAACTACATTGAGatggggacttctgcttatggcCAAGTATCCAAAGATGCAGG ATGAGGTCCAGGAGGAGCTGAGGAGGGTCATAGGAGACCGACAGGTGCAGGTTGCTGACAGGAAAAACTTGCCCTTCACTGACGCCGTCATCCATGAGATACAGAGACTGAGCAGTATCGTCCCCACTGCACTCCCTCACAAAACCACCCGAGATGTCACTTTTCAGGGTCACTTTATCGAGAAG GGAACCACAGTGTTTCCTCTCTTGACATCTGTCCTGCATGATCCAAATGAGTGGGAGAGACCACACAGCTTTTATCCTGCTCATTTCTTggacaaagagaaaaagtttGTCAAGCGAGATGCCTTCATTCCATTTTCTGCAG GTCGCAGGATTTGCCTGGGAGAGAGTCTGGCCAGGATGgagctcttcctcttcttcaccaCCCTCCTGCAGCATTTTCGTTTCACTCCTGCACCTGGAGTTTCAGAAGAAGAATTAGATCTGACTCCAGTTGTGAGCATTACTCTCAGCCCTTCGATTCACAAATTATGTGCTGTTTCGCAAATGTGA
- the LOC109194828 gene encoding uncharacterized protein LOC109194828 yields the protein MSGRGDGSYNNRNGQQVNPENLPSGDQEPAYEPHGGRLGLLNNFYLALYNTFWRMNEILGVLYASDDDLGIDFDNVNNVNIPNINVRDNNANELHDDQNAVIVGIENEDSDEAFEDCEDVHQYIPEEDPQPGVSRRRSREMDEEDVEPSKRIRWSEEFSDDDSDFISACDTDSEGCPHVGNIADEDIKEPLPGGSTKRSREEDVDEEEHNGKKSRLSNSSDESFEDALEELDNHEAGGSRKRSRDDFEEEEEYVRVCKFRRSSNESTSTSDDN from the exons ATGAGTGGAAGAGGAGATGGATCATACAATAACCGTAATG GCCAACAGGTTAACCCAGAAAATCTTCCAAGTGGAGATCAGGAACCAGCTTATGAACCTCATGGTGGACGCCTTGGCTTACTGAACAATTTTTATCTTGCTCTCTATAATACTTTTTGGAGGATGAATGAAATATTAGGTGTATTATATGCATCAGATGATGACCTTGGCATTGACTTTGACAATGTCAACAATGTAAACATTCCCAATATTAATGTAAGGGACAATAATGCCAATGAACTGCATGATGATCAAAATGCTGTTATTGTTGGCATTGAAAATGAGGATTCTGATGAGGCATTTGAAGACTGTGAGGATGTTCACCAGTACATCCCAGAAGAGGACCCTCAGCCAGGTGTGTCCAGGAGGAGGTCTAGAGAGATGGATGAAGAAGATGTGGAACCAAGCAAAAGAATCAGATGGAGCGAGGAGTTTTCTGATGACGACTCTGACTTCATCTCTGCTTGTGACACTGATAGCGAGGGCTGTCCTCATGTTGGTAATATTGCTGATGAGGACATCAAAGAACCGCTGCCTGGTGGATCCACAAAAAGATCCAGAGAGGAAGATGTAGATGAAGAAGAGCATAATGGCAAAAAATCCAGGCTTTCAAACAGTAGTGATGAATCTTTTGAAGATGCACTTGAAGAGCTTGACAACCATGAAGCTGGAGGCTCGAGGAAGCGGTCCAGAGACGATtttgaggaagaagaggaataCGTGCGTGTTTGCAAATTTCGGAGGAGTTCAAATGAGTCCACCAGCACCAGTGATGACAACTAA
- the LOC100690255 gene encoding cytochrome P450 2K1 isoform X3: protein MELSRKYGSVFTVYLGPKKVVILAGYKTVKEALVDYDEVFGDRISLKVLDDYSQGHGLLWSNGETWKEMRRFALTNLRDFGMGKRACEDKIIEECQHLIDIFENFKGEAFDTTHPIIYAVSNITCSIVYGSRFEYNDPEFTSMIDRVNRNAKILGSPSIQLYDMFPSLFKWTADRKEFCKLTDASMKQNRAIFSRLKETLNPQVCRGFVDAFLVRKQNLEESGITNSHFHDDNLLITVMNLFAAGTETTSTTLRWGLLLMAKYPKMQDEVQEELRRVIGDRQVQVADRKNLPFTDAVIHEIQRLSSIVPTALPHKTTRDVTFQGHFIEKGTTVFPLLTSVLHDPNEWERPHSFYPAHFLDKEKKFVKRDAFIPFSAGRRICLGESLARMELFLFFTTLLQHFRFTPAPGVSEEELDLTPVVSITLSPSIHKLCAVSQM, encoded by the exons ATGGAG TTATCCAGGAAATATGGATCAGTCTTCACTGTCTATCTGGGACCAAAAAAAGTGGTGATTCTGGCAGGATACAAGACGGTGAAGGAGGCACTTGTTGACTATGATGAAGTGTTTGGAGACAGAATTTCATTGAAGGTTTTGGATGATTATAGCCAAGGACATG GGCTCTTGTGGTCCAACGGTGAAACCTGGAAGGAAATGAGGCGCTTTGCACTGACTAATCTGAGAGACTTTGGGATGGGCAAGAGAGCATGTGAGGACAAAATAATTGAGGAATGTCAACACCTGATTGACATTTTTGAGAATTTTAAAG GAGAAGCTTTTGATACAACCCATCCAATTATCTATGCAGTCTCTAACATTACCTGCTCCATTGTCTATGGCAGCAGATTTGAATATAATGATCCTGAATTTACATCGATGATAGACCGAGTGAATAGAAATGCTAAAATTCTGGGCTCTCCTTCAATACAG CTGTACGACATGTTTCCATCACTCTTCAAGTGGACTGCTGATAGGAAGGAATTCTGCAAACTGACTGATGCCAGTATGAAACAAAACAGAGCCATCTTCAGTCGTTTAAAAGAGACTCTGAATCCACAGGTCTGCAGAGGCTTTGTGGACGCCTTTCTGGTCCGCAAGCAGAATCTCGAG GAATCTGGGATTACCAACAGTCACTTCCATGATGATAACCTTTTGATAACAGTCATGAATCTGTTTGCTGCCGGCACTGAGACAACATCAACTACATTGAGatggggacttctgcttatggcCAAGTATCCAAAGATGCAGG ATGAGGTCCAGGAGGAGCTGAGGAGGGTCATAGGAGACCGACAGGTGCAGGTTGCTGACAGGAAAAACTTGCCCTTCACTGACGCCGTCATCCATGAGATACAGAGACTGAGCAGTATCGTCCCCACTGCACTCCCTCACAAAACCACCCGAGATGTCACTTTTCAGGGTCACTTTATCGAGAAG GGAACCACAGTGTTTCCTCTCTTGACATCTGTCCTGCATGATCCAAATGAGTGGGAGAGACCACACAGCTTTTATCCTGCTCATTTCTTggacaaagagaaaaagtttGTCAAGCGAGATGCCTTCATTCCATTTTCTGCAG GTCGCAGGATTTGCCTGGGAGAGAGTCTGGCCAGGATGgagctcttcctcttcttcaccaCCCTCCTGCAGCATTTTCGTTTCACTCCTGCACCTGGAGTTTCAGAAGAAGAATTAGATCTGACTCCAGTTGTGAGCATTACTCTCAGCCCTTCGATTCACAAATTATGTGCTGTTTCGCAAATGTGA
- the LOC106098354 gene encoding uncharacterized protein LOC106098354, whose protein sequence is MSGRGDGSYNNRNGQQVNPENLPSGDQEPAYEPHGGRLGLLNSLFLALYNTFWRMNEILDVLYASDDDLGIDFDNVNDGNVNNVNIPNINVRDNNANELHDDQNAVIVGIENEDSDEAFEDCEDVHQYIPEEDPQPGVSRRRSREMDEEDVEPSKESDGARSFLMTTLTSSLLVTLIARAVLMLVILLMRTSKNRCLVDPQKDPERKM, encoded by the exons ATGAGTGGAAGAGGAGATGGATCATACAATAACCGTAATG GCCAACAGGTTAACCCAGAAAATCTTCCAAGTGGAGATCAGGAACCAGCTTATGAACCTCATGGTGGACGCCTTGGCTTACTGAACAGTCTTTTTCTTGCTCTCTATAATACTTTTTGGAGGATGAATGAAATATTAGATGTATTATATGCATCAGATGATGACCTTGGCATTGACTTTGACAATGTCAATGACGGCAATGTCAACAATGTAAACATTCCCAATATTAATGTAAGGGACAATAATGCCAATGAACTGCATGATGATCAAAATGCTGTTATTGTTGGCATTGAAAATGAGGATTCTGATGAGGCATTTGAAGACTGTGAGGATGTTCACCAGTACATCCCAGAAGAGGACCCTCAGCCAGGTGTATCCAGGAGGAGGTCTAGAGAGATGGATGAAGAAGATGTGGAACCAAGCAAAGAATCAGATGGAGCGAGGAGTTTTCTGATGACGACTCTGACTTCATCTCTGCTTGTGACACTGATAGCGAGGGCTGTCCTCATGTTGGTAATATTGCTGATGAGGACATCAAAGAACCGCTGCCTGGTGGATCCACAAAAAGATCCAGAGAGGAAGATGTAG
- the LOC100699121 gene encoding cytochrome P450 2K1, with protein sequence MGILNVFLQAFSSTFLLGALTVLLLIYLISSASFSTQDPPGPRPIPLFGNLLQMNLKRPYKTLLELSKKYGSVFTVYFGPQKVVVLAGYRTVKEALVDYDEVFGDRDPFLIVHEMNHGNGVVWSNGDSWKEMRRFALTNLRDFGMGKRACEDKIIEECQRLLEVFKKFKGEAFDTNQRLSYAVSNIICSMVYGSRFEYNDPEFTSLVDRMSRGAKLLGSPSVQMYNMCPALFKWSGARKELLELSATSTKQNRAFFRRLQETLNPQMCRGFVDAFLVRKQTLEESGITNSHFHDDNLLMTVMNLFAAGTETTSTTLRWALLLMAKYPKIQDEVQEELSRVIGDRQVQVADRKNLPFTDAVIHETQRLSSIIPTALPHKTTRDITFQGHFIKKGTTVFPLLTSVLHDPNKWERPHSFYPAHFLDKEKKFVKRDAFIPFSAGRRVCLGESLARMELFLFFTTLLQHFRFTPAPGVSEDELDLTSAVGFTLSPLPHKLRAISRM encoded by the exons ATGGGgatattaaatgtttttcttcaggCCTTCAGTTCTACCTTCTTGTTGGGGGCTCTGACAGTCCTCCTGCTCATCTATTTAATATCCTCTGCTAGCTTCAGTACCCAGGATCCCCCAGGACCCAGACCAATTCCCTTGTTTGGGAATTTGCTTCAGATGAACCTGAAAAGACCCTACAAAACATTACTGGAG CTGTCCAAGAAATATGGATCAGTCTTCACTGTCTATTTTGGACCCCAAAAAGTGGTGGTGCTGGCAGGATACAGGACAGTGAAGGAGGCACTTGTTGACTATGATGAAGTGTTTGGAGACAGAGATCCATTTCTAATTGTGCATGAAATGAACCATGGAAATG GAGTTGTGTGGTCCAACGGTGATTCATGGAAGGAAATGAGACGCTTTGCACTGACCAACCTGAGAGACTTTGGGATGGGCAAGAGAGCATGTGAGGACAAAATTATCGAAGAATGTCAAAGACTCCTTGAAGTTTTTAAGAAATTTAAAG GAGAAGCTTTTGATACAAACCAAAGATTATCCTATGCAGTCTCTAATATAATCTGCTCCATGGTCTATGGAAGCAGATTTGAATATAATGATCCAGAGTTTACATCTCTGGTAGATCGAATGAGCAGAGGGGCTAAACTTTTGGGTTCTCCTTCAGTACAG ATGTACAACATGTGTCCAGCACTCTTCAAGTGGAGTGGTGCCAGGAAGGAACTGCTTGAATTGTCTGCTACCAGTACCAAACAAAACAGAGCCTTCTTCAGACGTTTACAAGAGACTCTGAACCCACAGATGTGCAGAGGCTTTGTGGATGCCTTTCTGGTCCGAAAGCAAACTCTGGAG GAATCAGGGATTACCAACAGTCACTTCCATGATGATAACCTTTTGATGACAGTAATGAACCTGTTTGCTGCCGGCACTGAGACAACATCAACTACACTGAGATGGGCACTTCTGCTTATGGCCAAGTATCCAAAGATTCAGG ATGAAGTCCAGGAGGAGCTGAGCAGGGTCATAGGAGACCGACAGGTGCAGGTTGCTGACAGGAAAAACCTGCCCTTTACTGATGCTGTCATCCATGAGACACAGAGACTGAGCAGCATCATCCCCACTGCACTTCCTCACAAAACCACCCGAGACATCACCTTTCAGGGTCACTTTATCAAGAAG GGAACCACAGTTTTTCCTCTCTTGACATCTGTCCTGCATGATCCCAACAAGTGGGAGAGACCACACAGCTTTTATCCTGCTCACTTCctggacaaagagaaaaagtttGTCAAGCGAGATGCCTTCATTCCCTTTTCTGCAG GTCGCAGGGTTTGCCTCGGAGAGAGTCTGGCCAGGATGgagctcttcctcttcttcaccaCCCTCCTTCAGCATTTCCGTTTCACCCCTGCACCTGGAGTTTCAGAGGATGAATTAGATCTGACTTCAGCTGTGGGTTTTACCCTCAGCCCTTTGCCTCATAAACTGCGGGCTATTTCCCGTAtgtaa
- the LOC100690255 gene encoding cytochrome P450 2K1 isoform X2, whose translation MGIIDVVFTQLTNSVFLVCVVTALLLIFFIASSIFSSQRNGKEPPGPRAVPLVGNLLQLDLKRLDNSLMELSRKYGSVFTVYLGPKKVVILAGYKTVKEALVDYDEVFGDRISLKVLDDYSQGHGLLWSNGETWKEMRRFALTNLRDFGMGKRACEDKIIEECQHLIDIFENFKGEAFDTTHPIIYAVSNITCSIVYGSRFEYNDPEFTSMIDRVNRNAKILGSPSIQLYDMFPSLFKWTADRKEFCKLTDASMKQNRAIFSRLKETLNPQVCRGFVDAFLVRKQNLEESGITNSHFHDDNLLITVMNLFAAGTETTSTTLRWGLLLMAKYPKMQDEVQEELRRVIGDRQVQVADRKNLPFTDAVIHEIQRLSSIVPTALPHKTTRDVTFQGHFIEKGTTVFPLLTSVLHDPNEWERPHSFYPAHFLDKEKKFVKRDAFIPFSAGRRICLGESLARMELFLFFTTLLQHFRFTPAPGVSEEELDLTPVVSITLSPSIHKLCAVSQM comes from the exons ATGGGGATAATAGATGTTGTTTTTACTCAGTTGACAAACTCTGTCTTCTTAGTATGTGTTGTGACAGCGCTCCTGCTCATCTTCTTCATAGCTTCTTCAATCTTCAGTTCCCAAAGAAATGGAAAGGAGCCTCCAGGACCCAGAGCAGTTCCTTTGGTTGGgaatctgctgcagctggacCTCAAAAGACTGGATAACTCATTAATGGAG TTATCCAGGAAATATGGATCAGTCTTCACTGTCTATCTGGGACCAAAAAAAGTGGTGATTCTGGCAGGATACAAGACGGTGAAGGAGGCACTTGTTGACTATGATGAAGTGTTTGGAGACAGAATTTCATTGAAGGTTTTGGATGATTATAGCCAAGGACATG GGCTCTTGTGGTCCAACGGTGAAACCTGGAAGGAAATGAGGCGCTTTGCACTGACTAATCTGAGAGACTTTGGGATGGGCAAGAGAGCATGTGAGGACAAAATAATTGAGGAATGTCAACACCTGATTGACATTTTTGAGAATTTTAAAG GAGAAGCTTTTGATACAACCCATCCAATTATCTATGCAGTCTCTAACATTACCTGCTCCATTGTCTATGGCAGCAGATTTGAATATAATGATCCTGAATTTACATCGATGATAGACCGAGTGAATAGAAATGCTAAAATTCTGGGCTCTCCTTCAATACAG CTGTACGACATGTTTCCATCACTCTTCAAGTGGACTGCTGATAGGAAGGAATTCTGCAAACTGACTGATGCCAGTATGAAACAAAACAGAGCCATCTTCAGTCGTTTAAAAGAGACTCTGAATCCACAGGTCTGCAGAGGCTTTGTGGACGCCTTTCTGGTCCGCAAGCAGAATCTCGAG GAATCTGGGATTACCAACAGTCACTTCCATGATGATAACCTTTTGATAACAGTCATGAATCTGTTTGCTGCCGGCACTGAGACAACATCAACTACATTGAGatggggacttctgcttatggcCAAGTATCCAAAGATGCAGG ATGAGGTCCAGGAGGAGCTGAGGAGGGTCATAGGAGACCGACAGGTGCAGGTTGCTGACAGGAAAAACTTGCCCTTCACTGACGCCGTCATCCATGAGATACAGAGACTGAGCAGTATCGTCCCCACTGCACTCCCTCACAAAACCACCCGAGATGTCACTTTTCAGGGTCACTTTATCGAGAAG GGAACCACAGTGTTTCCTCTCTTGACATCTGTCCTGCATGATCCAAATGAGTGGGAGAGACCACACAGCTTTTATCCTGCTCATTTCTTggacaaagagaaaaagtttGTCAAGCGAGATGCCTTCATTCCATTTTCTGCAG GTCGCAGGATTTGCCTGGGAGAGAGTCTGGCCAGGATGgagctcttcctcttcttcaccaCCCTCCTGCAGCATTTTCGTTTCACTCCTGCACCTGGAGTTTCAGAAGAAGAATTAGATCTGACTCCAGTTGTGAGCATTACTCTCAGCCCTTCGATTCACAAATTATGTGCTGTTTCGCAAATGTGA
- the LOC100690255 gene encoding cytochrome P450 2K1 isoform X1 produces the protein MPKINFTQEFSGLASFNSNNTFWIFCLKVMGIIDVVFTQLTNSVFLVCVVTALLLIFFIASSIFSSQRNGKEPPGPRAVPLVGNLLQLDLKRLDNSLMELSRKYGSVFTVYLGPKKVVILAGYKTVKEALVDYDEVFGDRISLKVLDDYSQGHGLLWSNGETWKEMRRFALTNLRDFGMGKRACEDKIIEECQHLIDIFENFKGEAFDTTHPIIYAVSNITCSIVYGSRFEYNDPEFTSMIDRVNRNAKILGSPSIQLYDMFPSLFKWTADRKEFCKLTDASMKQNRAIFSRLKETLNPQVCRGFVDAFLVRKQNLEESGITNSHFHDDNLLITVMNLFAAGTETTSTTLRWGLLLMAKYPKMQDEVQEELRRVIGDRQVQVADRKNLPFTDAVIHEIQRLSSIVPTALPHKTTRDVTFQGHFIEKGTTVFPLLTSVLHDPNEWERPHSFYPAHFLDKEKKFVKRDAFIPFSAGRRICLGESLARMELFLFFTTLLQHFRFTPAPGVSEEELDLTPVVSITLSPSIHKLCAVSQM, from the exons atgCCAAAA ATTAACTTTACCCAAGAGTTTTCAGGACTTGCCTCTTTCAATTCAAACAACACATTTTGGATATTTTGTTTGAAGGTCATGGGGATAATAGATGTTGTTTTTACTCAGTTGACAAACTCTGTCTTCTTAGTATGTGTTGTGACAGCGCTCCTGCTCATCTTCTTCATAGCTTCTTCAATCTTCAGTTCCCAAAGAAATGGAAAGGAGCCTCCAGGACCCAGAGCAGTTCCTTTGGTTGGgaatctgctgcagctggacCTCAAAAGACTGGATAACTCATTAATGGAG TTATCCAGGAAATATGGATCAGTCTTCACTGTCTATCTGGGACCAAAAAAAGTGGTGATTCTGGCAGGATACAAGACGGTGAAGGAGGCACTTGTTGACTATGATGAAGTGTTTGGAGACAGAATTTCATTGAAGGTTTTGGATGATTATAGCCAAGGACATG GGCTCTTGTGGTCCAACGGTGAAACCTGGAAGGAAATGAGGCGCTTTGCACTGACTAATCTGAGAGACTTTGGGATGGGCAAGAGAGCATGTGAGGACAAAATAATTGAGGAATGTCAACACCTGATTGACATTTTTGAGAATTTTAAAG GAGAAGCTTTTGATACAACCCATCCAATTATCTATGCAGTCTCTAACATTACCTGCTCCATTGTCTATGGCAGCAGATTTGAATATAATGATCCTGAATTTACATCGATGATAGACCGAGTGAATAGAAATGCTAAAATTCTGGGCTCTCCTTCAATACAG CTGTACGACATGTTTCCATCACTCTTCAAGTGGACTGCTGATAGGAAGGAATTCTGCAAACTGACTGATGCCAGTATGAAACAAAACAGAGCCATCTTCAGTCGTTTAAAAGAGACTCTGAATCCACAGGTCTGCAGAGGCTTTGTGGACGCCTTTCTGGTCCGCAAGCAGAATCTCGAG GAATCTGGGATTACCAACAGTCACTTCCATGATGATAACCTTTTGATAACAGTCATGAATCTGTTTGCTGCCGGCACTGAGACAACATCAACTACATTGAGatggggacttctgcttatggcCAAGTATCCAAAGATGCAGG ATGAGGTCCAGGAGGAGCTGAGGAGGGTCATAGGAGACCGACAGGTGCAGGTTGCTGACAGGAAAAACTTGCCCTTCACTGACGCCGTCATCCATGAGATACAGAGACTGAGCAGTATCGTCCCCACTGCACTCCCTCACAAAACCACCCGAGATGTCACTTTTCAGGGTCACTTTATCGAGAAG GGAACCACAGTGTTTCCTCTCTTGACATCTGTCCTGCATGATCCAAATGAGTGGGAGAGACCACACAGCTTTTATCCTGCTCATTTCTTggacaaagagaaaaagtttGTCAAGCGAGATGCCTTCATTCCATTTTCTGCAG GTCGCAGGATTTGCCTGGGAGAGAGTCTGGCCAGGATGgagctcttcctcttcttcaccaCCCTCCTGCAGCATTTTCGTTTCACTCCTGCACCTGGAGTTTCAGAAGAAGAATTAGATCTGACTCCAGTTGTGAGCATTACTCTCAGCCCTTCGATTCACAAATTATGTGCTGTTTCGCAAATGTGA
- the LOC100690255 gene encoding cytochrome P450 2K6 isoform X5: MELSRKYGSVFTVYLGPKKVVILAGYKTVKEALVDYDEVFGDRISLKVLDDYSQGHGLLWSNGETWKEMRRFALTNLRDFGMGKRACEDKIIEECQHLIDIFENFKGEAFDTTHPIIYAVSNITCSIVYGSRFEYNDPEFTSMIDRVNRNAKILGSPSIQESGITNSHFHDDNLLITVMNLFAAGTETTSTTLRWGLLLMAKYPKMQDEVQEELRRVIGDRQVQVADRKNLPFTDAVIHEIQRLSSIVPTALPHKTTRDVTFQGHFIEKGTTVFPLLTSVLHDPNEWERPHSFYPAHFLDKEKKFVKRDAFIPFSAGRRICLGESLARMELFLFFTTLLQHFRFTPAPGVSEEELDLTPVVSITLSPSIHKLCAVSQM; this comes from the exons ATGGAG TTATCCAGGAAATATGGATCAGTCTTCACTGTCTATCTGGGACCAAAAAAAGTGGTGATTCTGGCAGGATACAAGACGGTGAAGGAGGCACTTGTTGACTATGATGAAGTGTTTGGAGACAGAATTTCATTGAAGGTTTTGGATGATTATAGCCAAGGACATG GGCTCTTGTGGTCCAACGGTGAAACCTGGAAGGAAATGAGGCGCTTTGCACTGACTAATCTGAGAGACTTTGGGATGGGCAAGAGAGCATGTGAGGACAAAATAATTGAGGAATGTCAACACCTGATTGACATTTTTGAGAATTTTAAAG GAGAAGCTTTTGATACAACCCATCCAATTATCTATGCAGTCTCTAACATTACCTGCTCCATTGTCTATGGCAGCAGATTTGAATATAATGATCCTGAATTTACATCGATGATAGACCGAGTGAATAGAAATGCTAAAATTCTGGGCTCTCCTTCAATACAG GAATCTGGGATTACCAACAGTCACTTCCATGATGATAACCTTTTGATAACAGTCATGAATCTGTTTGCTGCCGGCACTGAGACAACATCAACTACATTGAGatggggacttctgcttatggcCAAGTATCCAAAGATGCAGG ATGAGGTCCAGGAGGAGCTGAGGAGGGTCATAGGAGACCGACAGGTGCAGGTTGCTGACAGGAAAAACTTGCCCTTCACTGACGCCGTCATCCATGAGATACAGAGACTGAGCAGTATCGTCCCCACTGCACTCCCTCACAAAACCACCCGAGATGTCACTTTTCAGGGTCACTTTATCGAGAAG GGAACCACAGTGTTTCCTCTCTTGACATCTGTCCTGCATGATCCAAATGAGTGGGAGAGACCACACAGCTTTTATCCTGCTCATTTCTTggacaaagagaaaaagtttGTCAAGCGAGATGCCTTCATTCCATTTTCTGCAG GTCGCAGGATTTGCCTGGGAGAGAGTCTGGCCAGGATGgagctcttcctcttcttcaccaCCCTCCTGCAGCATTTTCGTTTCACTCCTGCACCTGGAGTTTCAGAAGAAGAATTAGATCTGACTCCAGTTGTGAGCATTACTCTCAGCCCTTCGATTCACAAATTATGTGCTGTTTCGCAAATGTGA